AGAGAGGGATCAGAGATAGAGATCAATACAACAACCCAGATATTTGAAATAAGAGACCAAGatacacaaaataaatatcacaAAGTTAAAACGATATGAGCTATCATAAGGTTCTGGCCATGTACATGACTGATATGAAACATCAATTGATGCACCTCACGCAGATTAGATATGTCAGAATTCATTGTCCAAGCTCCTATGATGAGAAATCCAAAGAGCCCATAATATTTCACAACTTTTCCCTGTTCTTTGCATTTGTTCCAGCTTACTTAAGAGCTTCTAGGAGAATCTCATTGCTAGACAAAGCACTCCCACAAATATAAATCACAGAAAAAACAAGTATGGAAGTACAAATAACAAACATaccagcttcttcttcttcatcatcatcggTGTCCCAGTATGGCGGTGAAGTTGATGGCGTTCCATTTTCCACTTGCTCAGAAGACCTCCATTCAGCCAATGCTTCTCCAGACTGACTGTGATGCCCATTTCCAAAACTCTCCACGGACCTCATCCCTATAGCCTCTTCACTAACGGCACCAGCCATCTTCTTCtcaagagaaataaataactcTGCTCACAATCTGCTCCTCCAACTAAATGATGCAAAACACCAGGAGAcgtcaaaatcaaaaccaggGGAAAATAACACAAAGAGTTAATACAGATATCAGTATTTTCAGAATGCccaaaaatcattttcattcaatCTCGTTAATTTCAAATGAAACCAACCCGACCCCTTTTCTTACAGCTGTTGAAACCCAATAATCTACCTGgtatcaacaaaaaaaaccacCACTCTTAAAGTCGAAAGATTCAGAAGGTGAGTCAATAATTAAGCTAAACATGAACcggagaagaaaaacaagccGACAAGAGCTAGAAAAAAGAAACGGAAAACAAGCATGAAAACCTCCAAAATAGGAGAACAGCAGAGAAATATAAAGCTGAGGAAGAACAGGAAGTAATCATGGTTATAATAAGCGATGATCGGAGAAAGGCAATCGGGATGAAAAACCCCCAATCCAATTAAAACCCTACAGCTACAAGGAGAAAAGAATTtggaggaaaagaagaagcgAAATGAGCGATGTCCGATAGAGCATCGGGGAGATCAGGTGAGCATACAAACCTTGAAGGAGTGGCAGAGGTGGGAGAAGAAGCAATGGAAGCTGAGAGTGTCTGAAGggagacagagagagaaaaagggggAAAGACAGAGacggaaagagagagaaatagaaagaaggaagaaggtcgaaggagaagaaaaatagagatagaaagagagaggtAAGGCGgaacccaaaaggaaaatcacaatttaattaaattaaaaataaataaataaataataaaaaataaactccATTTTGTCttgaaaaatcattattattattattattattatttaaataaacaaaaataaaaatgccgAGAAAAAACACGaatctttgtgttttttttatttttttattttttttttttttattcgtgTTTTAGGAATAGGTTGCTGGTAGGTTTTTTTATTAAgggaaaataatgaaaataaaaaataaaaataatatatttatttatttatattaggGTCGGTGAAGGGGAATGGAAGGGACAGACTCCAGAGCAGAGGCTAGGAAATGGGTTCCATCGTGGATTCCTACTGGAAATATAAagccattttattttctccacTTACTATTTGGACGACCGTGGTTCTTGCTAGGGTTTTGTCATTATGGGCCTTATCCTTACCTTTTTGGGCTCAATTGGGCTTTCCTTATATTGTTTTCATTTGGGCCTCAAGTAATATGAAGGCCCAAATGAATATTCCACCTGCAAAAGATAAATGggatagtatatatatatatataataaaaataataaattagttaattttgagaTTCTCGTATTTAACTAAATATTAGCTTGGTTTTTAATCCCTAAAGATagtatgaatattaaaattaaattttatgaaattatattagttaatgaaatatattggtttgattttttttttttacaattattttataaatattatattaaaaaatgaaaaactttagaataactattttttaaaagaatagtAAATGAGTAAAAATTATTCGCTAGAATTTGATCCCAAACTTACTTTTATCTTcgtataaataaatgaaaaatattggaCGGGAGAATAAATACTGATGGAAGGAGGGGAAGAGATAAGATGAGGTAAAGagataataaacaaataaaaagtcaCGTGAGTCTAAATTAATATTCTCGTCAactaacttttaattttaattttttaatcttttgaaaCATTCTTAAATACTCCGAAGACTTATATACAACATTTGAGGGATAAATAACATCAACAGTAAACTTAGAAGGTCAAAAATGTATATTTCCTAAATGTCTGGGCTTTTATGGCCCATCAAGACATGATGTTCAAAATGGGCCGAGAGCCCATTTAGTTGGCCCAATAgcggaggagagagaaagtggaATTGGAGGGAAGCCGAACTTCAAAATGGGAAACCGCGCCTTTCCCATTTGCATTTTCAtttcccccaaaaaaaaaaaaaaaaaaaaaaaaaaaaagggatcaAGATCCTCTCGATTCAATTGCTACATTTCGAAATTGGGAGGCATCTCACCATGGAACCCTCTGCAATTAGTCTCATTATAGTTCAAGGCCCTCGCGAGGGCGAAACCCTAGATTTTCCACCTGGATCGACGATTCGAATCGGTCGCGTTGTTCGGGGAAACTCCATTGCCATCAAAGACGCCGGCATCTCCACCAAGCACCTCTCTATTGAATCCAAGTCTATTGCAGGCAAGTGGGTGCTTCGGGACCTCGATTCTTCTAATGGCACCTTTGTTAACGACACCAAGCTTCCTCCACAAGACGCCTTCGTTCTAAACGATGGCGACACCATTAAATTCGGTGAGTTGACTTCCATTTTAGTTAGATTAAACAGTAATGAAGAGTGTCAGTCGAGGCGAAATCCAAGGCGGAAGGCTGCTGAGAAGTGTAATGGTTCGGATATGGTGGGATCAGTTGCTGAAACTGGGAGTCGAAGAGGAAAGGTCGTGGAAGAGATCAGCGTACTTATGGGAGCTAATGACGCGACGTTGGAGAGTGGAAGATGTCGAAGGGGGAGAAAGGGCAAGGGTGTGAAAGGTGATATTACTAGCCAAGTACCGGACTGCAAGAAAATTGAGAGCAATTTAGATGTGGGAAGAGCGCCAGAAAATGTGAGCGACATTGGAAACGAATCCAGCCGGAAGATTATTACTAGAAGTACTCGTAGAACGAAAAACATTGTGTCTGTGGCCACAGATTCAGTTCTTGAGAGTGTTCCCGAGAATTCATGTGTGGGTGTTGAAGTAAAGGCTGTGGCAAAAAAGACGAGAGCGGGAActagaggaagaaagaaattgcAAAAGGAGCCACCGGATTGCAGTACAGTCATAAAATTGGAACCCAGTGAAAACGTCGAGCAGAAGAGCTTAGAAGAAACATGCAGTGGGTCTAGCCCTCAAAAGGTTTGTGATCGAGATGAAAGCGAAAATGTACTTATTATTTCAGAAAATTGCAAAGAGGTTGATGACCGGAGAGCTTCTCACGATGAGGACTTTCTTTGTAAGGCCGAGAAGGCGCCAtatttgaagaagatgacacTTGGGGAGTGGTTTGATTATTTGGAGACCCATTTGCCTAAACAAATCATTGATGCAACTGAAGAGATAATTTCTGGTATGAGAATTAAATCTGCACGAGTACGGGAGTATGTTGCACAGCAGAAGTCTGAGAATTGCCGGGGAGGTTAGTGCAAGGAAAAACACTGGTGTACGAGGtaacccttttgttttctcatttgATTTAACATTTTGTACAGATCCTTCTTGTTAGAGACACCTTCTTGATCCTTTAATATATCATTTATGATGTCCCGCGTAAAATTTCACTGTTTATGTGTCAATCAATTTAGATGGCGACTTGCTCTGGCTTAGACATATAGCTTTAGTTGGATTAGGAACTGTATCTCGGGTgattatttatgaaaactGATGAAAGTTTTCCTTCATTGAAGCTAGGAAACGACATGTTGATTTAATGGCTTTGAAACTCTCCATGTAGCCATAACAAGCATTGTAATTTATGAGAAACTATCATAGAAATTTGGGCTTGTCTATTAGAtgtttgttaattaatatgaaaatactTCTTTGAGTGTCTGATTTCTCCCCGTGAAAGATAATGTGGTTCCTCTGTCCATGTACACCACATTATGATTAATGATTGTTGTATATCCTCTTACTTTGCGTGATCTGAGATCCAATCCCGATAGTCATATGTCCTCAAACCATCCTACTATcctaggctgttacaaatggtatagagctagacattgagCAGTGGGCTAGTGAAGACTCTGGGTCCtgaaggggtagattgtgagatctcacattaattagagaggggaacgagtgacAGCAAAGACGTTGGGCTCCGAAGGAATAGattgttttcttcttgttcctgCAAAACACAAATGTTAGGCGCCCTTGACAAAGAACACGCCATATGATCTCATTGTCACTTCGAATACTCCTCTAGGGATGTTTATGGTAGTCTCCGAACAAATCACTGTCAGTTAGCGCATATAGTCCATTGCCTAATGTTCAAACTCCAAAGAGCCCAAATCATTTCACATCTTTCCTCCCTTCCCTTTTGCATTTGTCCCAACTTGGTTAAGAGCTCTAGGAGAATGCCATTGCTGGGAAAAACACCCTCACAAACATAAGGCACAGGAAGTGTGGATTATAAACATACTGGCGTTGTCATTGTCGTCAGTGTCTTGAGTATGACCCTGCCATTGATGGTTGTTCAAAAGGTTTCCATTCAGCCCAAGCTTCTGGATCTCATTTGCAATTCCCTATGTTTTTGTGgacctccacaatagtatgatattatctactttgagtataaactcgGTGgcttatcttcttttcattctttaaCTAAGCctcaaaattgtaatttaataattatatttttattctttaaattatacTGAATCATACGAGTTTAACAATGTTGAACACGACAACGATTTGTTCGAATTAAGCCCAAtgaattgtatttattttgggCCATAATGATTTTGAAGCCCAATGGGccataataattttgaagccCAATGGGCcatataaaaatagtaataaggACGTTGTAAGGTAGagatattttgtaattattattaataaatgatgGCAAAGTTGGAAAGAATGATGTCAAAATCTGTTGTAAACTGGTCCCACTGTGAGGGCCCCACACCTCCATCTAAAAACATTCATGCAACCTACCTTACCTAGCTTCTCTTTATTACATTCAATTCCACACCCCttccaatttcttttctattatttattaatttaaataatccCTTGAATCTAACTCCGTTTCGTattgtaataaataatttgtgcAAGAATAATGTTATTTATAATAAGTTAATAAGTCAATTGACTTAGAGTATATAGTTTCGATCAAGAAATGAGGATGTCAATTTGAACCAACAAGTTGTTTGACGTATATCAATTAATAATCATGACTTTGACAACATATGACGAGAACTCAAGCCAAAACATCAAATCCCAACGAAAAACACCCATAAATGCATCAACTCAAATGAATTGAATTCAATTAAATGAACTCGAAcccaaagaaaaaagtttgatGAACATTGGGCGTTTGTATGGTagggaaaaatgaagaagaggcATGGGCCTTAATTGCGAGTATAATAATCACATGtaagagatgaatgagagaAACAAGGATTGCTCTTTGGAAGGGGTATCTCTCGTGACCTTACTGCACCCAGTAGCTCTTCGCCCCAAAATTGGCCCACGTTCCCTTACCTTTTTAATGATCTCTTCCACACATTTACTCAGCTCGATATCGATATCGAGTTATTTTTAcagtttctctctctcgtaaACTCGACGTCGTCGTGAGTTTCGACAAAGTGAATCCCCATATAAGGCTGCTTAAGAAACATCCATAAATGCCAGAATGGAAAATGGCAGATGTTTTGTGTTTGTCTTTGTATGAGCCTTTACTTTTTAGTCTCTGTATAAAGCCTCCACTTTCTACCACCCTTCTCCCCACAAATTTTCCCCTCTTAatctttgtttttgctttgTGGGGTCTGCATGGATTTTGGCAAGCAGGGGAGCTGGGACAGTTGGAGCGACGAATATGAGCACCAAAAGGACGAGGAATTGGATAATGATAGCACAAAAAGGCCTTATGAGTGCACATTTTGTAAGCGTGGGTTCACCAACGCACAAGCTCTTGGTGGCCATATGAACATCCACCGCAAAGACAGAGCCAAAGCCAAACGCCGCACCTCTTCCTCCCATTCTAACCACCAAATTTTCCCTCATCtttcaacccaacccactGCCCCTTTACCACCCTCTTACCGGATGTATTTCGACACGACGGCGGCGGCCATGGCGGCGAACTTCCCTATTCACCAACAGAGATCGGAGAGTGTGAATGAAGAGCTGGTGTTGGGGGCAAATCTTAGCCTCCAAATTGATCAAAACAGGGGTGTGTGGAAAAATGAAGAGGTTGATTTGGAGCTGCGATTAGGACATGAATATCGCtgatttttcatgtttttgtgtACAGCGACGGATAATAAAGAGTACTTGCTGAAATGTAattttgttatctttctcaGACGTAGCTATTCAAAACAGAATATTCAGCATTATTATTAGTACTAAATTCTGTCCCCTCCCCTGTTCTTTTGCACTTTTCATTTCTCAATGCCACACCTAATGAAATCATATGAATCCCCGAATCCCGGAATTCAAATGTGTGTTCGATTCTTCTTAatcttcatctttttctctcgGTTCCAATTTGTTTGGAGCTTAGGTTGCGTTatgaatcacgactctctacaattatattgtctattttgaacataaactctcgtgattGTGCTTTTAACTTCCCTAAAATTCTCTGGGTTCCAATTTGTTAGGAACTACGACTCTCACAATAATGgtatattgtccactttgagtctAAACTCTCATAGCTTAGTTTTGTTTTCgacttcccaaaaggcctcatgccaatggagtgagtattcctcacttataaattcacgatcattccctaaagtAGTAGGACTTCCatggacttccatcatccaataatattaatagagatgtattccttccGTATAAATCCAAGATTattcccaacaattctcaacggAGCGAATAAAGgttctaattttgtttaaatttatatatatatatatatatatatatatatatatatatatttttaactataaGAGGTTTTATTCCACCATTCaaaccaattttaaattataatattggaaaaaaaaatggttaatttaacctaaaattaattaaatatgtaGTTTAAAAGGTAGAAGTTATTTAATGTTTAGTAAATAGGAGAAAGTTGGGAGGGTAAATGAGTAATTTAgtgtaatttaaattaaaagggtCGGACATTTTTGTTACCTCGTATTGATTTCAGAAATTATTTGTCTGagtttttatcttattttaaaaggaGATTTCCCGctcaaaatagataaaatttgATAGGAATTTGTGTATTCTCATAAATGCCCTCCTTTTTTTGGTCTGCAACTGCGTGCATAAACCCCACgtatagaaattttattttattttatctttttttttttcttatccaATATCACTTGGGACAGTGACACTCACGTGATCCCCATGCAATTAAAGAACACAACTCTGTTCTGTCTTTTGCCTTCTCCTCTctccctttatttttttattttttattttgttaaaatgtCTCCAATGGGCCCTAATGGGCTCTAACAATGATGATATTTGACATCGAAAAGAACGTGGGCCAGTCCGGGCCCATTGATTTACGTTCTCCTCATGGCCCAAACTTCGGCCCACCATTTTCGTGGACTGGAAAGCTacttggtggtggtggtggcggcggcggcggcggcggctaTGGCTGCATGACGAAGATGGTCACATTTCAATGCTTTCCCAAATGGACCCTCTTATTTCCAACACATGGGATGTTGCATTTGCATGTGCATTTTTGCAGACACCCCCAccacttttttctttattcctCCACCCCCCCTCCTACACATTGGTAGATAGTGAAAGTGCGAGTGTCTGAGTTTACGTTCGGTATAATAGATTTGTCTGTAAAGATATTGGTGGTCCTGACACTTGTATCTTGACAGAAACACGTTACGAAGAAGATTCATTGTTACCTTTCGTATACATC
This portion of the Cucurbita pepo subsp. pepo cultivar mu-cu-16 chromosome LG08, ASM280686v2, whole genome shotgun sequence genome encodes:
- the LOC111800551 gene encoding FHA domain-containing protein At4g14490-like, with the translated sequence MEPSAISLIIVQGPREGETLDFPPGSTIRIGRVVRGNSIAIKDAGISTKHLSIESKSIAGKWVLRDLDSSNGTFVNDTKLPPQDAFVLNDGDTIKFGELTSILVRLNSNEECQSRRNPRRKAAEKCNGSDMVGSVAETGSRRGKVVEEISVLMGANDATLESGRCRRGRKGKGVKGDITSQVPDCKKIESNLDVGRAPENVSDIGNESSRKIITRSTRRTKNIVSVATDSVLESVPENSCVGVEVKAVAKKTRAGTRGRKKLQKEPPDCSTVIKLEPSENVEQKSLEETCSGSSPQKVCDRDESENVLIISENCKEVDDRRASHDEDFLCKAEKAPYLKKMTLGEWFDYLETHLPKQIIDATEEIISGMRIKSARVREYVAQQKSENCRGG
- the LOC111800058 gene encoding zinc finger protein 11-like; its protein translation is MDFGKQGSWDSWSDEYEHQKDEELDNDSTKRPYECTFCKRGFTNAQALGGHMNIHRKDRAKAKRRTSSSHSNHQIFPHLSTQPTAPLPPSYRMYFDTTAAAMAANFPIHQQRSESVNEELVLGANLSLQIDQNRGVWKNEEVDLELRLGHEYR